The following are encoded together in the Osmia lignaria lignaria isolate PbOS001 chromosome 6, iyOsmLign1, whole genome shotgun sequence genome:
- the ND-MLRQ gene encoding NADH dehydrogenase (ubiquinone) MLRQ subunit, producing MGAKFIDLSWTTLKKNPMLLPLFFCVGFGAVGSAVCLLRAAVRSPDVAWYPKTNPEPWNEYRDKNYKFLTIQDNLPKKSPAPEY from the exons ATGGGTGCTAAATTCATAGATCTTTCATGGACAACCTTAAAAAAGAATCCCATG ctGCTTCCATTATTTTTTTGCGTTGGATTTGGAGCAGTAGGATCGGCAGTATGTCTGTTACGTGCCGCTGTTCGAAGCCCTGATGTTGCCTGGTACCCAAAGACGAATCCTGAACCTTGGAATGAATATCGTGATAAAAACTataag TTTCTAACAATTCAAGATAATCTTCCCAAGAAATCACCAGCTCCTGAATACTAA
- the Ppcs gene encoding phosphopantothenoylcysteine synthetase yields MNLTWEEFYAKHPPPQDFAQSEALLKAFTERQLKKNNKVVLVTSGGTTIPLEHNTVRFVDNFSAGTRGSVSAEYFLESGYAVIFMYRVKSLEPFSRHFTGQKFLDMLEVNEQQDGKSTVAVLPQYTEKLATILHKYKEALNQDRLLQLTFTTLSEYLWLLRSACQALASFKNKAILYLAAAVSDFYIPSNELAVHKISSNEPQTISLQLVPKILAPLVSLWVPQAFVVSFKLETDESLLILKARSALNRYKHNLVIANMLHTRKQQVTIVSQESNHVISLTNEQLNRGEEIERLIVNDLVDRHQNFIKSTGESS; encoded by the exons atgAATTTAACTTGGGAAGAATTTTATGCTAAACATCCACCACCTCAAGATTTTGCTCAAAGTGAAGCATTATTGAAAGCATTTACAGAaagacaattaaaaaaaaacaataaagtTGTGTTAGTTACG AGTGGTGGCACAACAATACCTTTAGAACACAATACGGTAAGATTTGTTGATAATTTCAGTGCAGGGACTAGGGGATCTGTATCTGCAgaatattttttagaatctgGATATGCAGTAATATTTATGTAtag AGTTAAGTCTTTAGAACCATTTTCCAGACATTTTACAGGACAAAAGTTTTTAGATATGTTAGAGGTCAATGAGCAGCAAGATGGAAAATCTACTGTTGCAG TGTTGCCACAGTATACAGAGAAGTTGGCGACAATACTGCATAAATATAAAGAAGCTCTGAATCAAGATAGACTATTGCAACTCACTTTCACAACCCTTTCTGAATATCTTTGGCTTCTTCGGTCTGCCTGTCAAGCACTAGCTTCCTTTAAAAACAAAGCTATTTTGTACCTGGCTGCTGCAGTTTCCGATTTTTACATTCCTTCCAATGAATTG GCTGTTcataaaatttcttcaaatgAACCGCAAACAATATCCCTTCAATTGGTGCCAAAAATATTAGCTCCTTTAGTAAGTCTGTGGGTTCCGCAAGCATTTGTAGTGTCCTTTAAGTTGGAAACTGATGAAagccttttaattttaaaagccAGAAGTGCACTCAATAGATACAAACACAAT CTGGTCATAGCAAATATGTTGCATACTCGAAAACAACAAGTAACAATTGTCAGTCAGGAAAGTAATCATGTCATTTCTCTTACTAACGAACAGTTGAACAGAGGTGAGGAAATCGAACGATTAATTGTCAATGATCTTGTTGACAGACATCAAAATTTCATAAAGTCTACAGGAGAAAGTAGTTGA